A genomic segment from Methanolobus zinderi encodes:
- a CDS encoding radical SAM protein translates to MTSRHTVNEHHMTLTERMKVLSEGTKYDSCNQSAVCHAFGPDGRCIQLYKTLLTNSCSGECSYCPNRCGRNSVKASLTPEEITKITWSFYRKNAIEGLFLSSGVIGDAENTAEKQLEVARLLRNQGFTGYIHMRVMPGTPLYLLEEIADYANKFGVNAETTSSVNYSEICPNFDYKSDVLQRLKWTRDLINKKRKEVGYGGRIVGANDTQFVVGALSEPDREIVQTVDKFMDKYELRRPYFMSFDPVPSTPLENNPSSPRWREIRLYQTSYLLKDYGLKAFDFDMVYDDNGFLIDSDPKMLLAQSHPERFPVNVNSASLNELLLVPGIGPVGANRIVRSRPISSEKELMRMGVVISRARPFIEINGKRQTNLASFMGAS, encoded by the coding sequence ATGACCAGTAGGCACACTGTTAATGAACACCATATGACACTCACGGAGAGGATGAAGGTACTCTCCGAGGGAACAAAGTATGATAGCTGTAACCAGAGTGCCGTATGTCACGCCTTCGGTCCTGACGGTCGTTGTATCCAGCTGTACAAGACCCTGCTTACAAATTCATGCTCCGGGGAGTGTAGCTATTGTCCCAACAGATGCGGGAGGAATTCTGTAAAGGCGTCCCTGACTCCTGAGGAGATCACAAAGATCACCTGGTCCTTCTACAGAAAGAACGCTATTGAGGGTCTTTTTCTTTCTTCCGGTGTTATCGGTGATGCTGAGAACACCGCCGAGAAGCAGCTTGAGGTGGCAAGACTCCTGCGAAACCAGGGCTTTACCGGCTACATCCATATGCGCGTTATGCCTGGCACTCCTCTGTATCTGCTGGAGGAGATTGCAGATTATGCGAACAAGTTCGGTGTGAACGCTGAGACCACAAGTTCTGTGAACTATTCGGAGATATGCCCGAATTTTGATTACAAGAGTGATGTGCTCCAGAGACTAAAGTGGACCAGGGACCTGATAAACAAAAAGAGAAAGGAAGTCGGCTATGGTGGCCGAATAGTGGGTGCCAATGACACTCAGTTCGTGGTGGGTGCTCTGTCGGAGCCCGACCGTGAGATAGTGCAGACCGTTGATAAGTTCATGGATAAGTATGAACTGAGGCGGCCGTATTTCATGAGTTTTGATCCGGTGCCGTCCACACCTCTTGAGAACAATCCGTCTTCTCCCCGGTGGAGGGAAATCAGGCTTTACCAGACTTCCTATCTTCTCAAGGACTATGGCCTGAAAGCCTTTGATTTTGATATGGTCTATGACGACAACGGCTTTCTCATAGATTCGGATCCCAAGATGCTGCTGGCACAGTCACATCCTGAAAGATTCCCTGTGAATGTCAACTCTGCCAGCCTGAATGAGTTGCTGCTTGTACCGGGTATAGGTCCCGTGGGTGCCAACAGGATAGTAAGGTCCAGGCCGATCTCATCTGAAAAGGAGCTCATGCGTATGGGTGTTGTTATATCCAGAGCCCGTCCGTTCATTGAGATAAACGGAAAAAGACAGACCAACCTGGCCTCTTTCATGGGGGCAAGCTGA
- a CDS encoding ArsR family transcriptional regulator — MSRDDNNESEDPEHLDRLKLFSALGSETRLRMLEKLTEGEMHISELARELDISVPVAAKHANILEAADLIQRKVYGKTHVLQLNDRNLFKALDIFAPAKTVEVEKGTTLLEALKKVAVVEVRNIRGQENIVSTNGEEGFFVYEVDGEFSDKTVSNFTFDENATVMWKKLEPVSVLKIKVKVREE, encoded by the coding sequence ATGAGCCGAGACGATAATAACGAATCTGAAGACCCCGAGCATCTTGACCGTTTGAAACTTTTCAGTGCTCTGGGTAGTGAAACCCGCCTGAGAATGCTCGAAAAACTGACAGAAGGGGAAATGCACATCTCCGAACTTGCACGTGAACTGGACATCTCGGTTCCGGTTGCAGCAAAACATGCAAATATTCTCGAAGCAGCAGATCTCATACAGAGAAAAGTATACGGCAAGACCCATGTTCTGCAGCTAAATGACAGAAATCTGTTCAAGGCTCTCGATATATTCGCACCTGCCAAGACAGTTGAGGTGGAAAAGGGCACAACTCTTCTTGAAGCACTGAAAAAGGTGGCTGTTGTCGAGGTCAGGAACATACGCGGTCAGGAGAATATTGTTTCAACAAATGGCGAAGAAGGCTTTTTTGTTTATGAAGTGGATGGTGAATTTTCAGATAAGACAGTCAGCAATTTCACATTTGACGAAAATGCCACTGTAATGTGGAAAAAGCTTGAACCTGTAAGTGTCCTCAAGATCAAGGTTAAAGTCAGGGAAGAATAA